The Burkholderiales bacterium genome has a segment encoding these proteins:
- a CDS encoding thiolase domain-containing protein, producing the protein MTIKGKAYIVGAYEHPLRKAPNHSVAQLHAEVAKGALEDAGLTKNDIDGYFCAGDAPGANIWSMANYMNLKQLRHVDSTDMGGCSYLVHVAHAAEAIAAGKCNVALVTLAGRPNSEGSSGTQVRDRGVNLPDAPFEMPYSPVTVNLYAMCAMRHMYEYGTTSEQLAWVKVAASHHAQYNPNAMLRDVVTVEQVVNSPMISDPLHRLDCCVVSDGGGAVIVAKPEIARSLKRPLVKLIGAGESTKGQMGGNVDLTYSGAAWTGPRAFEEAGIKPSDIQYASIYDSFTITVVMQIEDLGFCKKGEGGKFVADGNLISGTGKLPFNTDGGGLCNNHPANRGGMTKIIEAVRQLRGESHPKVQVPNCTLALAHGTGGALGHRHGSATLIMERE; encoded by the coding sequence ATGACCATCAAAGGCAAGGCCTACATCGTCGGCGCGTACGAGCATCCGCTGCGCAAGGCGCCGAACCATTCCGTCGCGCAGTTGCACGCCGAAGTCGCCAAGGGCGCGCTCGAAGACGCCGGGCTCACCAAGAACGACATCGACGGCTACTTCTGCGCCGGCGACGCGCCGGGCGCGAACATCTGGAGCATGGCGAACTACATGAACCTGAAGCAGCTTCGCCATGTGGACTCGACCGACATGGGCGGCTGCTCGTATCTGGTGCACGTCGCGCACGCCGCCGAAGCGATCGCCGCGGGCAAGTGCAACGTCGCGCTCGTGACGCTCGCGGGCCGTCCGAACTCCGAAGGCAGCTCGGGCACGCAGGTGCGCGACCGCGGGGTGAACCTCCCCGACGCGCCCTTCGAGATGCCGTATTCGCCGGTGACGGTGAACCTCTACGCGATGTGCGCGATGCGCCACATGTACGAGTACGGCACGACGAGCGAGCAGCTCGCGTGGGTGAAGGTCGCGGCCTCGCACCACGCGCAGTACAACCCGAACGCGATGCTGAGGGACGTGGTCACGGTCGAGCAGGTCGTCAACTCGCCGATGATCTCCGACCCGCTGCACCGCCTCGACTGCTGCGTCGTGAGCGACGGCGGCGGCGCGGTGATCGTGGCCAAGCCCGAGATCGCCAGGAGCCTGAAGCGTCCGCTGGTGAAGCTGATCGGCGCAGGCGAAAGCACCAAGGGGCAGATGGGCGGCAACGTCGACCTCACGTATTCCGGTGCGGCGTGGACCGGCCCCCGCGCCTTCGAGGAAGCGGGCATCAAACCGTCCGACATCCAGTACGCGTCGATCTACGACAGCTTCACGATCACCGTGGTGATGCAGATCGAGGACCTCGGCTTCTGCAAGAAAGGCGAAGGCGGCAAGTTCGTCGCCGACGGCAACCTGATCTCCGGCACCGGCAAGCTGCCGTTCAACACCGACGGCGGCGGTCTCTGCAACAACCACCCCGCCAACCGCGGCGGCATGACCAAGATCATCGAAGCGGTGCGGCAGCTTCGCGGCGAGTCGCATCCGAAGGTGCAGGTCCCCAACTGCACGCTCGCGCTCGCGCACGG
- a CDS encoding heme-binding protein, producing MKAKTWVYALAMTASFPAFADNDNGGGACDIPGKVVAQLQSKLAPTVAMNNGGIFAPNRMWSAIVDRKDRLCSVIVIGDAWPGSRSIAIAKATTANGFSNDALALSTANLYSAVQPGGSLFGLNNSNPFNPEFQPQGSGINKVPGGVITFGGGVPLYMGGKVIGGLGLSGDSACADHVIAYRMRRAAGLDAIPAGVGFGGTDNIDYLAPAEPPNGFKHPHCFPQDIPPGSI from the coding sequence ATGAAAGCGAAAACCTGGGTCTACGCGCTCGCGATGACCGCGTCTTTCCCCGCGTTCGCCGACAATGACAACGGCGGCGGCGCCTGCGACATACCGGGCAAGGTGGTGGCTCAACTGCAGAGCAAGCTCGCGCCGACGGTGGCCATGAACAACGGCGGCATCTTCGCGCCGAACCGCATGTGGTCGGCGATCGTCGACCGCAAGGATCGGCTGTGCTCGGTCATCGTGATCGGCGACGCCTGGCCGGGCAGCCGCTCGATCGCGATCGCCAAAGCGACCACCGCGAACGGCTTCAGCAACGACGCGCTGGCGTTGTCGACCGCGAACCTCTATTCGGCGGTGCAGCCCGGCGGCTCGCTGTTCGGGCTCAACAACTCCAACCCGTTCAATCCGGAGTTCCAGCCGCAGGGCAGCGGCATCAACAAGGTGCCGGGCGGGGTGATCACGTTTGGCGGCGGCGTGCCGCTCTACATGGGCGGCAAAGTGATCGGCGGCCTGGGGCTCAGCGGTGACAGCGCGTGCGCCGATCACGTGATCGCGTATCGCATGCGCCGCGCGGCGGGTCTCGACGCCATCCCCGCGGGCGTGGGCTTCGGCGGCACCGACAACATCGACTATCTCGCGCCGGCCGAGCCGCCGAACGGCTTCAAGCATCCGCACTGCTTCCCGCAGGACATCCCGCCCGGCTCGATCTGA
- a CDS encoding tripartite tricarboxylate transporter substrate binding protein, producing the protein MTRFTFAGMTLRVTFAGMTRRVAVAGMTLGVTCAGMTLVALCHAAYGQTYPTRPIRLVVAQSVGGNADFVSRNYAQRLSERVGKQIVVDNRPGAGGIIATEIVAHAPADGYTLLVAPTQHAINPSLHAKLPFDPIRDFAPISLLGMSAAVVVVPPQLPAKTIAELIALAKQRPGKLHFASSGTAAATHLAGELFKAMAGINVIHVAYKGAPAALVDLAAGQVEMMFASPPSAMPLVRSGRVRAIATTGAKRAPYLPDVPTAMESGLPGYQTGSWQALLAPVKTSPAIVDRVYREVAEIARSQEMRDRLSADGSEPIGSTPQELAEHLRAETARYNKVIRAIGLKLE; encoded by the coding sequence ATGACGCGCTTCACCTTCGCGGGAATGACGCTGCGCGTCACCTTCGCGGGAATGACGCGGCGCGTCGCCGTCGCGGGAATGACGCTGGGCGTCACCTGCGCGGGGATGACGCTGGTGGCGTTATGTCACGCAGCGTACGGACAAACCTACCCCACCCGTCCCATCCGCCTCGTCGTCGCGCAGTCGGTCGGCGGCAACGCCGACTTCGTCTCGCGCAACTACGCGCAGCGCCTGTCCGAGCGCGTCGGCAAGCAGATCGTCGTCGACAATCGCCCCGGCGCCGGCGGCATCATCGCCACCGAGATCGTGGCGCATGCGCCGGCCGACGGCTACACGCTGCTCGTCGCGCCGACGCAGCACGCGATCAATCCCAGCCTGCACGCCAAGCTGCCGTTCGATCCGATCCGCGATTTCGCGCCGATCTCGCTCCTCGGCATGAGCGCGGCGGTGGTCGTGGTACCCCCGCAGCTCCCGGCGAAGACCATCGCCGAGCTCATCGCGCTCGCCAAGCAGCGGCCGGGCAAGCTCCACTTCGCCTCCTCGGGCACGGCCGCCGCGACGCACCTCGCGGGTGAGCTCTTCAAGGCCATGGCCGGCATCAACGTGATCCACGTCGCGTACAAGGGCGCGCCGGCCGCGCTGGTCGACCTCGCGGCGGGGCAGGTGGAGATGATGTTCGCCAGCCCGCCGTCGGCGATGCCGCTCGTGCGCAGCGGCCGCGTGCGCGCGATCGCGACCACCGGCGCCAAACGCGCGCCTTACCTGCCGGACGTCCCGACCGCGATGGAGTCGGGGCTTCCCGGTTACCAGACCGGAAGCTGGCAGGCGCTGCTCGCGCCGGTCAAGACCTCGCCCGCGATCGTCGATCGCGTCTACCGCGAGGTCGCGGAGATCGCCCGCAGCCAGGAGATGCGCGACCGCCTCTCCGCCGACGGCTCCGAGCCGATCGGCAGCACCCCGCAGGAACTGGCCGAGCACCTCCGCGCGGAGACCGCGCGCTACAACAAGGTGATCAGGGCGATCGGGCTGAAACTGGAATGA
- a CDS encoding SDR family oxidoreductase, with protein MDLGIKGRAAIVTGGSRGIGRETARQFLEEGVRVMICGRKEDTLAQARDELAKQTGGEIHATVADMTRPADIERLVAAAKERFGTVDILVNNAGQMYSGRFAVMTDEGLKEQLETKLFGFLRAIRLVYPQMRAQRWGRIVNMIGGAGKEPDPYMFGSGITNSGLLNITKSLSTEFGEDNVLVNAVCPGWVDTNLWRRNAQGLAQELGAQTEEEARRQAARKNSLNRFGKPEELANAIVFLCSERASYITGISLNLDGGRLKSLW; from the coding sequence ATGGATCTGGGCATAAAGGGAAGAGCAGCGATCGTCACCGGCGGTAGCCGAGGGATCGGACGTGAGACCGCGCGGCAGTTTCTCGAGGAAGGTGTCCGGGTGATGATCTGCGGCCGCAAGGAAGACACGCTGGCGCAGGCGCGCGACGAGCTGGCGAAACAGACCGGCGGCGAGATCCACGCGACCGTCGCCGACATGACCAGGCCCGCCGACATCGAGCGCCTCGTCGCCGCGGCGAAGGAACGCTTCGGCACCGTCGACATCCTGGTCAACAACGCGGGACAGATGTATTCCGGCCGCTTCGCGGTGATGACCGACGAAGGCCTCAAGGAACAGCTCGAGACCAAGCTCTTCGGCTTTCTGCGCGCGATCCGGCTGGTCTACCCGCAGATGCGCGCGCAGCGCTGGGGCCGCATCGTCAACATGATCGGCGGCGCGGGCAAGGAGCCCGACCCCTACATGTTCGGCAGCGGCATCACCAACAGCGGTCTCCTCAACATCACCAAGTCGCTCTCCACCGAGTTCGGCGAGGACAACGTGCTCGTCAACGCGGTCTGCCCGGGCTGGGTCGACACCAACCTGTGGCGGCGCAACGCGCAGGGGCTCGCGCAGGAGCTCGGCGCCCAGACCGAGGAGGAGGCGCGGCGCCAGGCGGCGCGCAAGAACTCGCTCAACCGCTTCGGCAAGCCCGAGGAGCTCGCGAACGCGATCGTGTTCCTGTGCTCGGAGCGCGCGAGCTATATCACGGGTATTTCGCTCAATCTGGATGGGGGGAGGCTGAAGTCGCTATGGTGA
- a CDS encoding tripartite tricarboxylate transporter substrate binding protein — MMRSVIAAAIACLSSFAFETAAQSYPTRPVRIVIPWPAGGITDVIGRAVSVHYAEALGQPIVIDNRPGAAGTLGAAIVAKAAPDGHTLLMHDVASHCIAHSLYRTLPYDTLKDFEPIGLVAGSPMVLIANPSLNVKTVAQLIALAKSKPKAINYASSGAGSITHLGAVRLERMGGIELTHVPFKGSVPAAASVISGETSVSFSTLPAALPHARTGRLVLLAVSFPKRSSQIPEVPAIAETLNGYDLGLYSGLWAPRGTQRAIVKRLHDETLVALEQPKVKEMLANVSATPGTMTSEQFGAFLTKDTRDWGEVVKASGVKVE; from the coding sequence ATGATGAGAAGCGTCATCGCAGCCGCCATCGCATGCCTGTCGTCCTTCGCGTTCGAAACAGCCGCTCAATCCTACCCGACGCGGCCGGTGCGCATCGTCATCCCGTGGCCCGCGGGCGGCATCACCGACGTCATCGGGCGCGCGGTCAGCGTGCACTACGCCGAAGCGCTGGGGCAGCCGATCGTCATCGACAACCGCCCCGGCGCCGCGGGAACGCTGGGCGCGGCGATCGTCGCCAAGGCCGCGCCGGACGGCCACACGCTCCTCATGCACGACGTCGCGAGCCACTGCATCGCCCACTCGCTGTACCGCACCCTGCCGTACGACACGCTGAAGGACTTCGAGCCGATCGGCCTGGTGGCGGGCTCGCCGATGGTGCTGATCGCGAATCCCTCGCTCAACGTGAAGACCGTGGCGCAGCTGATCGCGCTCGCGAAATCGAAACCGAAGGCGATCAACTACGCCTCCTCGGGGGCCGGCTCGATCACTCACCTCGGCGCGGTGAGGCTCGAGCGCATGGGCGGCATCGAGCTCACCCACGTGCCGTTCAAAGGCAGCGTGCCGGCCGCGGCGTCGGTGATCAGCGGCGAGACCTCGGTGTCGTTCTCGACGTTGCCCGCCGCGCTGCCTCACGCCAGGACCGGCCGGCTGGTGTTGCTCGCGGTGTCGTTCCCCAAGCGCTCCTCGCAGATACCCGAAGTGCCGGCCATCGCCGAGACGCTCAACGGCTACGACCTCGGCCTGTACTCGGGCCTGTGGGCGCCCAGAGGCACGCAGCGCGCGATCGTCAAGCGCCTGCACGACGAAACCCTCGTCGCGCTCGAGCAGCCGAAAGTGAAGGAGATGCTCGCCAACGTCTCGGCGACGCCCGGGACGATGACGTCCGAACAGTTCGGCGCGTTCCTCACGAAGGACACCAGGGACTGGGGCGAGGTAGTCAAAGCCTCGGGCGTGAAGGTCGAATAA
- a CDS encoding NAD(P)-dependent oxidoreductase, with the protein MKTGFIGLGQMGRGMAARLVDKGFDVVAWNRSAAPAEALREHGARIASAPAQTLDADVIVTMLADDAAVEAVWLESGLVSKMPAGAVHLNMSSVSLRLATKLRDAHAAGAYVAAPVFGRPASAASGELDIVAGGKREAIARCGPLFDALGRRWFDVGDDPTHANVVKIARNFVLASIIESLGEAFALVEKSGVEPARFHDIITSTAMSCPSYRNYGRLIIDKPAEATFTVKLGLKDVELALQVAGDTGVPLPLGELMREQHLGAIARGYGEREWASVGNYIAEKAGL; encoded by the coding sequence ATGAAGACAGGGTTCATCGGCCTGGGACAGATGGGCAGGGGCATGGCCGCGCGTCTGGTCGACAAGGGCTTCGACGTCGTCGCGTGGAATCGCAGCGCGGCGCCGGCCGAAGCCCTGCGCGAGCACGGCGCGCGTATCGCGTCGGCGCCGGCGCAGACGCTGGACGCCGACGTGATCGTCACCATGCTCGCCGACGACGCCGCGGTCGAGGCGGTGTGGCTGGAAAGCGGGCTCGTCTCGAAGATGCCCGCGGGTGCGGTACACCTCAACATGTCGTCGGTGAGCCTGAGGCTCGCCACGAAGCTGCGTGACGCGCACGCGGCCGGCGCGTACGTAGCGGCCCCTGTCTTCGGACGGCCCGCGTCCGCGGCGAGCGGAGAGCTCGACATCGTGGCCGGCGGCAAGCGGGAGGCCATCGCGCGCTGCGGGCCGCTCTTCGACGCGCTGGGCAGGCGCTGGTTCGACGTCGGCGACGACCCGACGCACGCCAACGTGGTCAAGATCGCGCGCAACTTCGTGCTCGCCTCGATCATCGAGAGCCTCGGGGAAGCGTTCGCGCTCGTGGAGAAATCGGGCGTCGAACCGGCGCGCTTCCACGACATCATCACGAGCACCGCGATGAGCTGTCCCTCTTACAGGAACTACGGCCGGCTCATCATCGACAAGCCCGCGGAAGCGACCTTCACGGTGAAGCTGGGCCTGAAGGACGTCGAGCTCGCTCTGCAGGTCGCCGGCGACACCGGCGTGCCGCTGCCCCTCGGCGAGCTCATGCGCGAGCAGCACCTGGGCGCGATCGCGCGCGGCTACGGCGAGCGCGAATGGGCGTCGGTGGGCAACTACATCGCGGAGAAAGCGGGGTTGTGA
- a CDS encoding diguanylate cyclase yields the protein MTTPAPEPRRPFRPLSSTLIRSIVAAGTVCTLCVAALQAALSYRYERARFEAEVQMIVDTNVPLLSVNVWDIEPDAIRRQMRLIAQRPEIAHARLETATGQEFESGTPVRRGTAGTITLDVPYPNGKPGWLGTLAVAPNTAHLHGKLVDDVLRVLVGCLALTALVCAVVFVILRRQLTQPMRQIAEFASSLTPSDLTRPLQLDRSGRRWRDEIDKLAEGFALLQGDIRRHVEELDNQVAARTAELRQANAQLETLARRDPLTGLANRRRFEHEKARAWDATVGQHRPLSVMMVDIDSFKNYNDHYGHAAGDECLAAIGHALASEFHGAGELAVRLGGEEFVVMLENVAPAAALARAETLRSAIEALQLPHAGSPHHHVTVSIGVAATQGDAATPPVPSGAAGVNALLKQADEALYAAKGRGRNAVAALKSDPALSPAA from the coding sequence GTGACGACGCCCGCGCCCGAGCCACGGCGCCCGTTCCGGCCGCTGTCGAGCACGCTCATCCGCTCGATCGTCGCCGCGGGAACGGTCTGCACGCTGTGCGTGGCCGCGCTGCAGGCGGCGCTGTCGTATCGCTACGAGCGCGCCCGGTTCGAAGCGGAAGTCCAGATGATCGTCGACACCAACGTGCCGCTCTTGTCGGTGAACGTCTGGGACATCGAGCCCGACGCCATACGGCGGCAGATGCGCCTCATCGCGCAGCGGCCCGAGATCGCGCACGCGAGGCTGGAGACCGCCACCGGACAGGAGTTCGAGAGCGGCACGCCGGTCCGCCGCGGCACGGCGGGCACGATCACCCTGGACGTGCCCTATCCCAACGGCAAGCCCGGCTGGCTGGGAACGCTCGCGGTCGCGCCCAACACGGCGCACCTGCACGGCAAGCTCGTCGACGACGTCCTGCGCGTCCTCGTCGGCTGCCTCGCGCTGACCGCGCTCGTGTGCGCGGTCGTGTTCGTGATCCTGCGCCGCCAGCTCACGCAGCCGATGCGCCAGATCGCCGAGTTCGCCTCCTCCCTGACGCCTTCCGATCTGACGCGGCCGTTGCAGCTCGACCGCTCGGGCAGGCGCTGGCGCGACGAGATCGACAAGCTCGCGGAAGGATTCGCTCTGCTCCAGGGCGACATCCGCCGGCACGTCGAGGAGCTCGACAACCAGGTCGCGGCGCGTACCGCGGAGCTGCGCCAGGCCAACGCGCAGCTCGAGACGCTCGCGCGGCGCGATCCGCTCACCGGGCTCGCCAACCGCAGGCGCTTCGAGCACGAAAAAGCACGGGCATGGGACGCCACGGTCGGACAGCACCGGCCGCTCAGCGTGATGATGGTCGACATCGACTCCTTCAAGAACTACAACGACCACTACGGTCATGCCGCAGGCGACGAGTGCCTCGCCGCGATCGGCCACGCGCTCGCGTCCGAGTTCCACGGCGCGGGCGAGCTCGCGGTGAGACTGGGCGGCGAGGAGTTCGTGGTGATGCTGGAGAACGTCGCCCCCGCTGCGGCGCTCGCGCGCGCCGAAACGCTGCGCAGCGCCATCGAAGCGCTGCAGTTGCCGCATGCCGGATCACCGCACCATCACGTCACCGTGAGCATTGGCGTCGCGGCGACGCAGGGCGACGCTGCAACGCCGCCGGTGCCGAGCGGCGCCGCCGGCGTCAATGCGCTGCTCAAACAGGCCGACGAAGCGCTCTACGCAGCCAAGGGACGCGGACGCAACGCCGTCGCCGCGCTCAAGTCCGATCCCGCGCTGTCGCCCGCGGCCTGA
- a CDS encoding ABC transporter substrate-binding protein, whose protein sequence is MSGNTLVSRSVVFASALLFGCAAAAQSVAFINPGKSDEIYWVTATQSMRTAADSLGMRFEVQYAEREHLKTLDIAREMVSRPPRARPEYIVITNDYGVAGELLKIVDGAGIKTFLAYSSIPADQRGPLGSPRTVFKGWLGSLEPRAEDAGYLTARALIAQGIKAKAYAPDGKLHMIAIAGDRSTPSSIKRNEGMRRAVAENARVVLEQEVYAAWTRDKAAEQSAVLFQRYPHARLIWAGNDLMAFGAMQSWEKRGGTPGVDAWFSGINTSTEALESIRSGRMTALAGGHFVTGAWAMVMIYDYHRGRDFTGEGLELERSMFAQFDPALAERYLQRFGNGFSGVDFRRYSKALNPKVQRYDFGFAQLLAERPTK, encoded by the coding sequence GTGTCGGGGAACACGCTCGTGTCGAGGTCGGTGGTGTTTGCGTCCGCGCTGCTCTTCGGTTGCGCGGCGGCCGCGCAATCGGTCGCCTTCATCAATCCCGGCAAGTCCGACGAGATCTACTGGGTCACCGCGACGCAAAGCATGCGAACGGCCGCGGACAGCCTGGGCATGCGCTTCGAGGTGCAGTACGCGGAGCGCGAGCACCTCAAGACGCTCGACATCGCGCGCGAGATGGTCTCGCGGCCGCCGCGGGCGCGGCCCGAATACATCGTGATCACCAACGACTACGGCGTGGCCGGCGAGCTTCTGAAGATCGTCGACGGCGCGGGCATCAAGACCTTCCTCGCCTACAGCTCCATCCCGGCCGATCAGCGCGGGCCGCTCGGCTCGCCGCGCACGGTCTTCAAAGGCTGGCTCGGATCGCTCGAGCCGCGCGCCGAGGACGCGGGCTACCTCACCGCGCGCGCGCTGATCGCGCAGGGCATCAAGGCGAAAGCCTACGCACCCGACGGCAAGCTCCACATGATCGCGATCGCCGGCGACCGGTCGACGCCGTCTTCGATCAAGCGCAACGAAGGCATGCGCCGTGCGGTCGCCGAGAATGCGCGAGTCGTGCTCGAGCAGGAGGTGTACGCCGCCTGGACCCGCGACAAGGCGGCCGAGCAGAGCGCAGTGCTGTTCCAGCGCTATCCGCATGCCAGGCTGATCTGGGCGGGTAACGACCTCATGGCCTTCGGCGCGATGCAATCGTGGGAGAAGCGCGGCGGCACGCCCGGCGTCGACGCGTGGTTCAGCGGCATCAACACTTCGACCGAGGCGCTGGAGTCGATCCGCAGCGGCCGCATGACCGCGCTCGCGGGCGGCCATTTCGTCACCGGCGCGTGGGCGATGGTCATGATCTACGACTACCACCGCGGGCGGGACTTCACGGGCGAAGGCCTCGAGCTCGAGCGCTCGATGTTCGCGCAGTTCGATCCCGCGCTCGCCGAGCGCTATCTCCAGCGCTTCGGCAACGGCTTCTCCGGCGTCGACTTCCGCCGCTACAGCAAGGCGCTCAATCCCAAAGTGCAGCGCTACGACTTCGGTTTCGCGCAGCTTCTGGCGGAGCGGCCGACGAAGTGA